A region of the Microbulbifer pacificus genome:
ACCAGAATCAGCGCGCGGAAACGCTTGGGGCGGCGTTCGCGCTCCCCACCGAGCGCCTGCAGTATCGGCAGCACAAACGCGGCGGTTTTACCAGTACCGGTCTGTGCGGTCGCGAGCACGTCGCGCCCCTCCAGAATGGCGGGAATCGCCTTGCGCTGGATCTCGGTGGGGGTAGCGTAGCCCTTTTCTTCAAGGGCCTGCAGGATCGGGTCACTCAGTCCCAGGGTGTGGAATGTCATGTGGATTCTCAATTCGGGCAATGGTCGAAAAATGATCGGCGGCTGGTTTAAGCGCGGCATGGTAACAGTAAAGTCGAGACTAGATGCTGCTCCTTACAGTGCAGGACAAAGGCTTTTCATGCTGTCGCCATAGTCAGCGGCGTAGGCTCGTGTGTCGTCGGGTTCCACGTGACTTACCCCCGGTTCAATGTATTGGGCGGTATATCGCTTCATTGGCGGTTACAGTAACCGCGTTCGGATTACACACCCTCACAACCGAAGACAAATCAAGAGCTAGGGAGAGCAGGCATGCAAGATGAAGTTATTCTCTATACCAACCCCCAGTCCCGCGGCCGCATTGCGCGCTGGATGCTGGAGGAGGTGGGAGCGCCCTATCGCACGGAAGTGCTCGAATACGGTGGCAGCATGAAAGCGCCCGCCTACCTCAAGATCAACCCCATGGGCAAAGTGCCGGCCATTGTGCACCGCGGTGAAGTGGTGACCGAGGGCGCCGCCATCTGCGCCTACCTGGCGGAAGCCTTCCCGCAAGCGGGGCTGGCACCCACGCCGGAAGAGCGCGCCAGCTACTACCGCTGGCTGTTCTTTACCGCGGGCCCATTGGAGTCAGCGATCATCGACACCAAGACTTTCGGTATCGAGCCAGATGCGCAGAAGCAGATGATGGTGGGCTACGGCAGCTACGCCGCGGTGCTCGACAACCTCTCCAACTGGTTTACGGGACACAAATATGTGACTGGGGAACGTTTTACCGCCGCCGACGTGTATGTGGGAGCGCAGATCAACTGGGGATTGGAGTTCGGCACCATTGAAAAACGTGCGGAATTTTCTGATTACGCCAAGCGCGTCACCGATCGCGACGCGTATAGTCGCGCTACGGAAAAGGACAACGCGTTGGTGGAGAAAGCATGATGACACAAAACAGGGCAGCCGTAGCTGCGGCGTCGTGAAACACGAAGCGGAAATCGACCTGGGCGGCCAGCTCAAGTAAAAAGGCGCCGAATGGCGCCCTTGCTGAGTCGCATCACATTTGATGCGCTTATAGCATCAGTACTTCCTTGGAGAGCACTTCGACACATGCATTAGATGCTTTGGCCAAATACTCTTTCAACAATTTGGCATCTTCGTTCAGAAGGTCGTCTTTTGTGGGAGGGGCGTTATCGTCACCTTGCACAGAACTGCAAAGCGTCTCTGAAATCACGCTCTGATTAACACTATCAATCAATCGCATTCTGGCGTTGTAGGTAACCTTGTAGTGCGTCCAGTCCGCGGGATAGTAGTTGAACATCCAACCTGTGGTTTTTACATCGAGAATATAGTCTGCACCAGGATACTCCGACACGAGCGTGGCGATCTTGTCATTCGCTGCGACAGTGCCATTATTTTCCTTCAGTTCCATCGCGCGAGATGCTGCCAGACGCTCCATAAGTCCGGCGCTAATGGAAAGCGCCGGGTCTTGCACCTCATTTTCACGGACAATCTCGTTCCCCGCAGAAACCATTGCGGCCGCGCCAATCAAGCCCAAAGTCGCTTTGCCGGCAGTAAAAGCCGTAAAGTCCGGGGTCTCGAACTGAGTGGCGACCACGGTTTTACCTTGTAATGCCTGCGACGATTCTGCAGTAAGTGGTACGTGCTTAACGCTTACACATCCAGTGAAAAGGGTGCTCAGGAACGCCGTCGCTGCGATTTTCTTAAACATATATTTCCCTAAAACTTCGTTATTTTACGTATTTTTACGTGATTTTTATTTCC
Encoded here:
- a CDS encoding glutathione S-transferase family protein — encoded protein: MQDEVILYTNPQSRGRIARWMLEEVGAPYRTEVLEYGGSMKAPAYLKINPMGKVPAIVHRGEVVTEGAAICAYLAEAFPQAGLAPTPEERASYYRWLFFTAGPLESAIIDTKTFGIEPDAQKQMMVGYGSYAAVLDNLSNWFTGHKYVTGERFTAADVYVGAQINWGLEFGTIEKRAEFSDYAKRVTDRDAYSRATEKDNALVEKA